In a genomic window of Festucalex cinctus isolate MCC-2025b chromosome 11, RoL_Fcin_1.0, whole genome shotgun sequence:
- the slc10a2 gene encoding ileal sodium/bile acid cotransporter: MSIFKETTAGLAVCLPEATVCSGTNCLVPTSDFNATLSLVLSAVLTIMLAMVMFSMGCTVDAKKLLGHLKRPWGIIIGFLCQFGIMPFTAFALSLAFNVLPVQAIVIIIMGCCPGGSGSNIICYWLDGDMDLSISMTACSSILALGMMPLCLLIYTSIWTSSDTIQIPYDSIGITLVALLVPITVGMYFKRRWPHLAKKILKIGSITGFVLIIVIAVVGGILYQSSWTIAPSLWIIGTIYPFIGFGLGFLLARFVGQPWYRCRTIALETGFQNSQLCSTIVQLSFSPAELEVMFAFPLIYSIFQLVVAVLFVGGYQAYKKSHGLGSSETDSESPSLEDGYAERAKEKRFHVENAAFELNEDQINKGKTEHFDKNTQL, translated from the exons ATGTCTATATTCAAGGAAACAACTGCAGGACTTGCTGTCTGCCTCCCCGAGGCCACAGTCTGCTCTGGTACTAACTGCCTCGTTCCAACCTCGGACTTTAATGCAACACTGAGTCTCGTGTTGAGCGCGGTGCTCACCATCATGCTGGCGATGGTTATGTTTTCCATGGGCTGCACGGTGGATGCCAAAAAACTTTTGGGGCACCTGAAGAGACCCTGGGGCATCATTATTGGTTTCCTCTGCCAATTTGGCATTATGCCTTTTACCGCCTTTGCTCTGTCACTTGCCTTCAATGTGCTACCTGTTCAAGCCATTGTCATCATTATCATGGGTTGCTGTCCCGGAGGGTCCGGTTCCAATATTATCTGCTACTGGCTAGATGGAGACATGGACCTTAG TATCAGTATGACAGCCTGCTCCTCCATCCTGGCTTTGGGGATGATGCCACTCTGTCTGCTCATATACACTTCCATCTGGACTTCCTCAGACACCATTCAAATCCCATATGACAGTATTG GTATCACTCTTGTGGCCCTCCTTGTCCCAATCACCGTGGGAATGTATTTTAAACGCAGATGGCCCCATTTGGCAAAGAAGATCCTCAAG ATTGGGTCCATTACAGGCTTTGTTCTCATTATCGTCATTGCTGTGGTTGGTGGAATCCTTTACCAGTCTTCCTGGACCATCGCACCCTCTCTTTGGATCATTGGAACAATCTACCCGTTTATTGGTTTTGGGCTGGGTTTCCTTTTGGCCCGCTTTGTAGGTCAACCATGGTACAG gTGTCGAACAATTGCTTTGGAGACTGGTTTCCAGAACTCCCAGTTGTGTAGCACCATTGTCCAGCTGTCCTTCAGCCCAGCTGAACTGGAGGTCATGTTTGCATTCCCCCTTATCTACAGCATCTTTCAGCTTGTGGTGGCCGTCCTGTTTGTGGGAG GATACCAAGCCTATAAAAAGTCTCATGGCCTGGGATCATCTGAAACGGATAGTGAATCTCCGTCATTGGAAGATGGCTACGCAGAACGGGCAAAAGAGAAGCGCTTCCATGTGGAAAATGCCGCCTTTGAGCTGAATGAGGATCAAATTAATAAAGGCAAGACTGAGCACTTTGACAAGAACACCCAGCTATGA
- the klhdc3l gene encoding leucine-zipper-like transcriptional regulator 1 homolog isoform X2, which yields MVVHKGFIYVFGGTLDSAYTLLRCPLWVFDIAKLKWVNYPKKTSVPQSPMPTNRKGHSAVVIGSSMLVYGGFVDIKGSSQEFWNLDCETMVWSLLSGLQQGSLSPGPRHSHSAMVYQSCMYLYGGLKGLREQRDFWKWNPANYTWSSLKTKSGPSKLIGHSAVAYKDNMLLFGGGESLNYPKNCLWRYNFSTHTWWQINTMRGSSSPDKIHHCCIGLGPKYTTDTTSTCSVTHPKLQYDKCRPFKNKCFPAPLAFLGSEGAIELQTFTLEKCHFKTNTTELDKSVLLEKNVHQGESCLTFENKAFSKHWGCTEEELFEEEDEDVSQHLPDLLLVLGGRPCSGIKPLSVWQMTLSDS from the exons ATGGTTGTTCATAag GGCTTTATATACGTGTTTGGAGGCACACTGGATTCAGCATACACTTTACTGAGATGTCCTCTCTGGGTGTTTGACATAG CAAAGCTGAAATGGGTGAActatccaaaaaaaacaagtgtcccTCAG AGCCCAATGCCAACCAACAGAAAAGGACACAGTGCTGTGGTGATAGGTTCATCCATGCTGGTGTACGGTGGCTTCGTAGATATAAAGGGATCATCTCAAGAATTTTGGAATTTGGATTGTG AAACCATGGTTTGGTCGCTGCTCAGTGGTTTACAGCAGGGATCTCTGAGCCCAGGTCCAAGACACAGTCACTCTGCAATGGTGTATCAGAGCTGCATGTACCTGTATGGTGGCTTGAAAGGCTTGAGAGAGCAGAGAGATTTCTGGAAGTGGAATCCTGCCAACTACACATGGAGTTCACTCAAAACCAA GTCTGGACCCTCAAAATTGATTGGTCACTCAGCTGTAGCCTACAAGGACAACATGCTTCTTTTCGGCGGAGGAGAAAGCCTGAACTATCCAAAGAACTGTTTATGGAGATACAACTTCTCCACTCATACATGGTGGCAAATCAACACAATGCGAGGATCCAGCTCTCCAGATAAGATCCACCACTGTTGTATTGGTCTGGGTCCAAAGTACACAACCGACACCACCAGCACCTGCTCTGTAACCCATCCAAAGCTGCAATATGACAAATGTAGGCCtttcaaaaacaaatgttttcctgCTCCGCTCGCTTTTCTGGGTTCAGAGGGCGCTATCGAGCTGCAAACGTTCACCCTGGAGAAATGCCACTTCAAAACTAATACAACAGAACTGGACAAAAGTGTCttactggaaaaaaatgtgcatcaggGTGAAAGCTGtctaacatttgaaaataaagcaTTCAGTAAGCATTGGGGCTGCACAGAAGAGGAGTTGTTCGAAGAAGAGGATGAAGATGTGTCACAGCATTTGCCTGACCTGCTGCTGGTGTTAGGCGGCAGACCGTGTTCCGGAATTAAGCCGCTCTCGGTTTGGCAAATGACTCTGTCTGACTCTTGA
- the klhdc3l gene encoding kelch domain-containing protein 3 isoform X1: protein MSQNNPCLWSQLPQSITAPCDRYKHACCSYDGNVYILGGRHNSTLRDFWKYSVVRNEWTQLSCTGETAPEEVEEHSMVVHKGFIYVFGGTLDSAYTLLRCPLWVFDIAKLKWVNYPKKTSVPQSPMPTNRKGHSAVVIGSSMLVYGGFVDIKGSSQEFWNLDCETMVWSLLSGLQQGSLSPGPRHSHSAMVYQSCMYLYGGLKGLREQRDFWKWNPANYTWSSLKTKSGPSKLIGHSAVAYKDNMLLFGGGESLNYPKNCLWRYNFSTHTWWQINTMRGSSSPDKIHHCCIGLGPKYTTDTTSTCSVTHPKLQYDKCRPFKNKCFPAPLAFLGSEGAIELQTFTLEKCHFKTNTTELDKSVLLEKNVHQGESCLTFENKAFSKHWGCTEEELFEEEDEDVSQHLPDLLLVLGGRPCSGIKPLSVWQMTLSDS from the exons ATGAGTCAAAATAATCCCTGCCTGTGGAGCCAGCTTCCCCAGAGCATCACAGCTCCTTGTGACCGCTACAAGCATGCCTGCTGCAGCTACGATGGGAACGTCTATATTCTGGGAGGAAGACACAACAGCACTCTGAGGGACTTTTGGAAGTACAGTGTAG tgcgtaATGAATGGACGCAGTTGAGCTGCACAGGTGAGACCGCACCAGAGGAAGTGGAGGAACATTCTATGGTTGTTCATAag GGCTTTATATACGTGTTTGGAGGCACACTGGATTCAGCATACACTTTACTGAGATGTCCTCTCTGGGTGTTTGACATAG CAAAGCTGAAATGGGTGAActatccaaaaaaaacaagtgtcccTCAG AGCCCAATGCCAACCAACAGAAAAGGACACAGTGCTGTGGTGATAGGTTCATCCATGCTGGTGTACGGTGGCTTCGTAGATATAAAGGGATCATCTCAAGAATTTTGGAATTTGGATTGTG AAACCATGGTTTGGTCGCTGCTCAGTGGTTTACAGCAGGGATCTCTGAGCCCAGGTCCAAGACACAGTCACTCTGCAATGGTGTATCAGAGCTGCATGTACCTGTATGGTGGCTTGAAAGGCTTGAGAGAGCAGAGAGATTTCTGGAAGTGGAATCCTGCCAACTACACATGGAGTTCACTCAAAACCAA GTCTGGACCCTCAAAATTGATTGGTCACTCAGCTGTAGCCTACAAGGACAACATGCTTCTTTTCGGCGGAGGAGAAAGCCTGAACTATCCAAAGAACTGTTTATGGAGATACAACTTCTCCACTCATACATGGTGGCAAATCAACACAATGCGAGGATCCAGCTCTCCAGATAAGATCCACCACTGTTGTATTGGTCTGGGTCCAAAGTACACAACCGACACCACCAGCACCTGCTCTGTAACCCATCCAAAGCTGCAATATGACAAATGTAGGCCtttcaaaaacaaatgttttcctgCTCCGCTCGCTTTTCTGGGTTCAGAGGGCGCTATCGAGCTGCAAACGTTCACCCTGGAGAAATGCCACTTCAAAACTAATACAACAGAACTGGACAAAAGTGTCttactggaaaaaaatgtgcatcaggGTGAAAGCTGtctaacatttgaaaataaagcaTTCAGTAAGCATTGGGGCTGCACAGAAGAGGAGTTGTTCGAAGAAGAGGATGAAGATGTGTCACAGCATTTGCCTGACCTGCTGCTGGTGTTAGGCGGCAGACCGTGTTCCGGAATTAAGCCGCTCTCGGTTTGGCAAATGACTCTGTCTGACTCTTGA